The segment GAAACAACAATACTGGGATGATTGATTTCCAGGTAATGAGTTTGTCTTTGGAAGCCCTCAACAGCAACGGTGCGACAAGAAAAATGGGATATTCCCAGAATCCGAGATGGCGAAAGAGGAGTGGTGCCATAAATGCATTGAATGCTCCACCAAGAACACCCCCCAGAGACATCAGCAAATAGTAATGCGTAAGTCGATCTGTTGTGGGTCTGACATTGGAAAGACGCACATGACAAACAAGGGCAGCAAGGAAAAACGAAATCAGGTGGATTGCAACAACAACAGTAACTGGTTCTGCCGCACCGGACAGGTAGGTAACCACCCAGGCGATCATGCAGATGCACAATGCTTTATCCAGCCAACGGATCGGAATTTGAAAATTCGGAAGAAATGCAATGATAAACGTCAGCAAGTATAAAATCAGGGGCAGTAGCCATAACATCGGAACGGGGGCAATATCAGTTGTAATTGCCTGGGTGACCCCACTTAGCAAGCTGGCGGGAATGAACGCCAGCAGCAACCAATACCCCCAGTGGCTTGATTGTCTGCTAGTTGTGCTTTCAGCATCAGTGTGGTTGCCATCCTGGGAAATAATTTTCCCGGGACGTTGGCATCCCACATAAATACCAGTGAACACTAGTGCGATTAAGAATGCAACATAGAGGTATTGCCACAGTTTTACTTGTTCGCTAAGGCCGTATCGAACTTCCAGCCAGAAGGGATATGCAATCAGTACCAGCATGCATCCTGCATTGCTTACCACAGACAAAAAATATGGGTCGTTCGCCTTGCGGTGGTTTGTATAAGTAAACCACTTTTGCAGCAAAGGGCTGGTGATCGCAACAATAAACAGCGGAAAGCCGACTGTTTTTACCAGTTCCTTCAGCAGCCAGACGCTCAGATAGCTGTCTGGTACTGCCGAAGTAGAAGCTTGAATGGGCATGGTGAAGAAACACAGCGTTGCCAGGAGCAAATGGATAATTACTTGTAAAACGCGAGAACAATACTTCGTAAGTATGTGGCAATACAAGTAACCAGCCAGCAGCGTGGCCTGAAAAAATACCAGGCAGGTTGTCCAGACAGCCGGGGAGCCACCTAACTTAGGGAGTAGCAATCGCCCCACGATAGGTTGAATGGAGAACAACAGCATCGCACTGAACAGCAACGTGCAAGCAAACAACAACGCCACGGGGGATTCCTCGACAGGTTCTAGTAAATGATCGGAATTTCGCAGGGAAATGTCTGGTGACTGCGGTAGAAACTTCCAGAACAATCAAAAAAGTTTGAAGTTTTTGTGCAACTGCCCTGATACCACTTTGAGAAATTGACTGACTTCGGTATCACAGAAAAGGATGAAAACGGTAGAGAAATGGTGAATCTCGAGCAATATCATAAGGTACGCAATCAGACATTACTGCTCTGCGAACACCTGTCGTCAGAAGATTGTCAATTACAATCGATGCCGGACGCCAGTCCTGCGAAATGGCACCTGGCACACACCACCTGGTTCTTCGAAGCTTTTCTGCTCAATGAATTACCGGGGTATCGTCCATTTTCGTTGGACTTCCAGTACCTGTTTAACTCGTATTACAATTCGCTGGGTGAGAGACATCCCCGCCATCAGCGTGGTTTGTTATCTCGACCAAATCTAACAGAAATACTTCAGTATCGATCACATGTGGATGCTGCAATAGCAGATTACACCGAGCGAAAAATCGCCATTAATTTTCAGTTACTTGAACTCGGGTTACACCACGAACAGCAACACCAGGAATTATTACTGACCGATATCAAACATGCCCTGAGTTGTAACCCACTTTATCCCAAGTATGCCCCACCAGTTGATGGTGCTTCTCCAGGTGTTATGCCCCACCAGTGGCTGAAGATGGAGGCGGGATTATTTGAGTTTGGCAGTGCAGGTGGTTCGTTCTGTTTCGACAACGAAACGCCATTGCACCGTGGCTACTTGCACAATTTTGCCATCGCGAATCGCTCTGTAACTAATGAAGAGTACCTACAATTCATACAGGATGGTGGCTATCAACGTCCAGAATTATGGCTTTCGGATGGCTGGTATGTGAAAGAATCTCAGCAGTGGCAGGCACCAATGTACTGGATCGCCAACGATACTGGCTGGGAATCGTTTACTCTTCACGGCAGATTGCCCATCAACCCGCATGAGCCTGTCTGCCACATTTCATATTACGAGGCAGATGCATACGCACGTTGGGCAGGTGGGCGATTACCCACAGAATTTGAGTGGGAACACGCAGCTCGTTCTGGTGTTCATGCTGGCAATTTTCTGGAGAGTGGCCAGTACCACCCCGCTGTGCAAGTGATGCACAATTTTTTTGGGGACATTTGGGAATGGACATCCAGTGCCTATTCTGCATACCCTGGCTATCAGCCACTTCCGGGTGCCGTCGGGGAATATAACGGCAAGTTCATGTGCAATCAATTTGTGCTTCGTGGAGGATCCTGTCTAACTCCATCCAGCCATATCAGGCCAACATATCGGAATTTTTTTCATCCCGACAAACGCTGGCAAATGACGGGCATTCGGCTGGTGAAGAATCTTTGAGGGGTAACCAGCGATGATACAGACAACCAAACTATCGAAAGCTTATGGATCACATCTGGTGCTCGCTCCCTTGAATCTGCAGTTTGCAGAAAATGAATGCACTGTACTGCTGGGAACCAGTGGCAGCGGCAAATCAACCGTGCTGCAATTACTTGCTGGATTGATATCCCCCACCACAGGTGAGATATCAATTGATGGGACACGATTGACAAAACAGAATGCACGCACTACCCGCCAGCGAATAGGGTATGTTTTGCAGGAAGGTGGGCTGTTCCCACACCTTACAGCGGAACAAAATATTCGTCTGGTTGCAGAAAACTGGAACATGGAAGAGCTATTGTTTGTCAAACGATATCGAGAATTATGTGCCTTGACGCAACTTCCGTTGGAGACTTTACAACGTTACCCGGCAGAATTGTCCGGCGGGCAACGGCAACGAGTGGCTTTGATGCGTGCTCTCATTCACCAGCCAAAATATCTTTTGCTTGATGAGCCATTAGGTGCATTGGACCCACTGACCAGGTGGGAAATGCAGCAGGAATTAAAGCAGATTTTTCTGCAATTGCGAAGTACCGTCATTCTGGTTACCCACGATATTGCGGAAGCTGCCTGGTTTGCGGATCGGATTATTCTGTTCCAACATGGAATAGTACAACAGAATGGCACCTTTCAGGAACTGCGGGCTGCACCCGCGAATGATTATGTTGCCCGATATCTGCAAACCCAGAGGGCAATTTGATGACCACCTGGAGCTGGCCGAAAATGGCATTGTGTGTGGTAGTGCTGGGCATGCTTGCTTTTGTGCCCATTCAACGCCAGAATGCACAAATACAAATCGGTTCAAAAAAGTTTACCGAATCGGTAATTCTTGGTGAAATCCTGACTATCCTCGGTCAACAACAAAAGATTAGTACGCTGCACTTGAAAGAATTGGGTGGGACGCGATTGTTGTTCGATTCGCTGGTTCATGGGGAAATCGACCTCTATCCAGAGTACATTGGCACCATTGAAAAGGAAATACTGGCAGGGGATAGTTCTGAAGAGGCAATCGAAATTCGCCTCGAGAAACGTGGTCTCCGCCTGGGGCCAAAACTGGGATTCAATAACACGTACGCACTGGCAATGGCCGCAGCCACTGCCAGACAATTAAAAATTTCCAGAATCAGTGATTTGAAGAATCATCTCAATCTGCGATTTGGTTTCAGTAACGAATTTCTTGATCGTGGTGATGGCTGGAAGTCGTTGCAGGCGCATTATCGGCTGCCACATCAGGAAGTACGCGGGATGGACCACGATATTGCCTATCGACAACTGGCTGCAGGAAGCATTGATGTAATCGATGTTTACACCACAGATGCAGCGATTGTTCGTGAACAGTTAGTGGTGCTGGAAGATGATCTGCAGTTTTTCCCCAGGTACGATGCGGTGATTCTGTACCGTACAGACCTGGAAGAAAGGTTCCCAAAGTTTGTAGAAATGTTCAGAAAAATTCGAATTGATGAACCTTTGATGATGTCCATGAATCAAAAGGTGGACAGTGGTGAGCAGTCCGAAGCACAAGTTGCTGGGGATTTTCTGGCAGAAATGCTCGGAATTGCACCATTAGCACAGAAAGAATCCTGGCAGCAGCGTGTCTGGCAGCGAACCATCGAACATGTTGATCTGGTGCGGAAGTCGATGTTCCTGGCAATCGTCATTGGTCTAGCGTTGGGGATCATAGCTTTTCAGAATCCCAGGTGCTGCCAACTTATCCTGGCTGTTACAGGGTTATTCCAAACTATCCCGGCAATCGCGTTGCTTGTGCTGTTGATACCGGTGGCCGCCGCACTTGGTCTGCAAAGCCTGGGCCTAGCATCCCAGACTGCAATATTTGCTTTGGTAGCGTACTCTTTACTACCAATAGTGCGTAACACCGTTGCTGGCCTGGAAGCAACACCCAGAGATATTGAGATTTCTGCTGTTGCGATAGGACTATCCCCGGCAACAACTTTTCTGAAGGTTCGGTTACCATTAGCCAGTCCAACAATCCTTGCTGGCATTTCTACGGCAATGGTACAGAACATTGGATTTGCGGCCCTGGGTGCTTTGATAGGTGCTGGTGGCTATGGGCAGACGATCCTTACGGGCATCCGGTTGAACAGCACTGCATTAATTCTGGAAGGGGCAATCCCTGCCGCATTACTGGCAGTTTTGTCGTTATTTTTGTTTTCTGGACTGGAGCGAATCCTGATACCACGTGGGATCAGAAAACGTGCCGTCTAGTTGTTTTTTTATGGAGTGAGATGATGAAGGCGATTTGGAACAACCAGGTAATTGCGGAAAGCAGTGAAACAGTTGTCGTGGAAGGGAATCACTATTTCCCACCTGATAGCATTATTCGGGAACACTTTCAGCCCAGCGATACGCATACGGTATGTGGCTGGAAGGGAACAGCGAGCTATTATCACGTGGTGGTGGACGGTAAAACAAATCCCGATGCTGCGTGGTTTTACCCAGAAACGAAAGATGCTGCCAATAATATTCGTGGTTATGTCGCGTTCTGGAAAGGTATTCAAGTAGTTGCTTAAGCAAGATTGTTGCTGATGAACATTATTTGAAGGGGATAGCGGACTGATGATGAACGCCACGAAATCCAGGCCAGTCGATATGGTGCGTACTGGTGAACAGAACGAATTTCTCCATGATGTATTGCACGGATTAAGCTGTAAACCTAAAAGATTGCCATGTAAATATTTTTACGATCTTCGTGGTTCGCAGTTGTTTGATCGGATATGCCTTTTGGAAGAATATTACGTTACCCGCACTGAAGTGGAGATCATGAATCAGTCGATTCAGCAGATTGCCACAGCACTTGGTGAGCACGTATTACTACTGGAGTTTGGCAGCGGCAGCAGTACAAAAACGCTTCAATTGCTTCAGCATTGTCAGCAGCTTGCAGGCTATGTTCCCGTCGATATTTCTGCTGAGCATCTGCAAAATACAGCCAGACAACTTCAGGAACAATTTCCGAAACTGGTGATCAAACCGCTTGCAGCCGATTTTACACAACCTTTGGTTATTCCAAAGGTCTCGGATCCCAGTCAGCGCAAGGTAGTGTATTTCCCTGGTTCTACGATTGGTAATTTTACACCTGCGAAGGCAACTGCACTATTAAGGCAGATTGCCCTTGAAGTGGATGCTGGTGGGGGGTTATTGATTGGGATCGATCTGGTAAAAGACACAAATGTCCTGGAAGCTGCCTACAACGATTCCCAAGGCATCACGGCAGCGTTTAATCTCAATCTGTTGCGAAGAATCAATCGGGAACTGCACGGTACATTCCGGGTAGATCTGTTTCAGCACCGTGCACATTTCGATACCAGCCATAACAGAATCGAAATGCATTTGATCAGCAAAGTGCCCCAGGTGGTATCGGTGGCTAACAACCCGTTTCAATTTGCAGCACAGGAAACGATCTGTACCGAATATTCACACAAATATGTTCTGACTGATTTTCTGCAGATGGCGGCAGGTGCAGGATTTGCTTATGACCAGCATTGGACGGATCCGCAATCTTACTTTGCAATCATCCACTTGGTAGCAAAGTAGAATCATGAATTCAATCGGATTTCATCAGCTGTGCGGTCAACCACTCCGTCGATAATTCGGTGGAAACCATTCGATCTATCTGAACGATAGATTCCGTAATGGCGTTCGACCAGCGCAGCATCTGTTCCACAGATAATTGCTGCACAATTTCCTGTAAGTGGTGATGATCCTCGGCTTCATTCCCCGCAGGCAAATTATAGTGCACATACAGTAATTCCTGAATCAGTTGCAGAAACAGGGTCAGGCCAATT is part of the Zavarzinella sp. genome and harbors:
- a CDS encoding glycine betaine ABC transporter substrate-binding protein encodes the protein MTTWSWPKMALCVVVLGMLAFVPIQRQNAQIQIGSKKFTESVILGEILTILGQQQKISTLHLKELGGTRLLFDSLVHGEIDLYPEYIGTIEKEILAGDSSEEAIEIRLEKRGLRLGPKLGFNNTYALAMAAATARQLKISRISDLKNHLNLRFGFSNEFLDRGDGWKSLQAHYRLPHQEVRGMDHDIAYRQLAAGSIDVIDVYTTDAAIVREQLVVLEDDLQFFPRYDAVILYRTDLEERFPKFVEMFRKIRIDEPLMMSMNQKVDSGEQSEAQVAGDFLAEMLGIAPLAQKESWQQRVWQRTIEHVDLVRKSMFLAIVIGLALGIIAFQNPRCCQLILAVTGLFQTIPAIALLVLLIPVAAALGLQSLGLASQTAIFALVAYSLLPIVRNTVAGLEATPRDIEISAVAIGLSPATTFLKVRLPLASPTILAGISTAMVQNIGFAALGALIGAGGYGQTILTGIRLNSTALILEGAIPAALLAVLSLFLFSGLERILIPRGIRKRAV
- a CDS encoding ATP-binding cassette domain-containing protein, giving the protein MIQTTKLSKAYGSHLVLAPLNLQFAENECTVLLGTSGSGKSTVLQLLAGLISPTTGEISIDGTRLTKQNARTTRQRIGYVLQEGGLFPHLTAEQNIRLVAENWNMEELLFVKRYRELCALTQLPLETLQRYPAELSGGQRQRVALMRALIHQPKYLLLDEPLGALDPLTRWEMQQELKQIFLQLRSTVILVTHDIAEAAWFADRIILFQHGIVQQNGTFQELRAAPANDYVARYLQTQRAI
- a CDS encoding DUF427 domain-containing protein, translated to MMKAIWNNQVIAESSETVVVEGNHYFPPDSIIREHFQPSDTHTVCGWKGTASYYHVVVDGKTNPDAAWFYPETKDAANNIRGYVAFWKGIQVVA
- the egtB gene encoding ergothioneine biosynthesis protein EgtB is translated as MVNLEQYHKVRNQTLLLCEHLSSEDCQLQSMPDASPAKWHLAHTTWFFEAFLLNELPGYRPFSLDFQYLFNSYYNSLGERHPRHQRGLLSRPNLTEILQYRSHVDAAIADYTERKIAINFQLLELGLHHEQQHQELLLTDIKHALSCNPLYPKYAPPVDGASPGVMPHQWLKMEAGLFEFGSAGGSFCFDNETPLHRGYLHNFAIANRSVTNEEYLQFIQDGGYQRPELWLSDGWYVKESQQWQAPMYWIANDTGWESFTLHGRLPINPHEPVCHISYYEADAYARWAGGRLPTEFEWEHAARSGVHAGNFLESGQYHPAVQVMHNFFGDIWEWTSSAYSAYPGYQPLPGAVGEYNGKFMCNQFVLRGGSCLTPSSHIRPTYRNFFHPDKRWQMTGIRLVKNL
- a CDS encoding fused MFS/spermidine synthase — protein: MALLFACTLLFSAMLLFSIQPIVGRLLLPKLGGSPAVWTTCLVFFQATLLAGYLYCHILTKYCSRVLQVIIHLLLATLCFFTMPIQASTSAVPDSYLSVWLLKELVKTVGFPLFIVAITSPLLQKWFTYTNHRKANDPYFLSVVSNAGCMLVLIAYPFWLEVRYGLSEQVKLWQYLYVAFLIALVFTGIYVGCQRPGKIISQDGNHTDAESTTSRQSSHWGYWLLLAFIPASLLSGVTQAITTDIAPVPMLWLLPLILYLLTFIIAFLPNFQIPIRWLDKALCICMIAWVVTYLSGAAEPVTVVVAIHLISFFLAALVCHVRLSNVRPTTDRLTHYYLLMSLGGVLGGAFNAFMAPLLFRHLGFWEYPIFLVAPLLLRASKDKLITWKSIIPVLLFLCLVVGLIYTAQLALFTRWLGNLPADFPLPASMVRTTIVVGFPSVIAYLFVQKPLHYALGLSIIILANLLSPGIQGKVVYLERSTLGQVKITLSPDHKLYQMVHGNTVHGRQRIQTRPEYVAAYAQIFCVQHPLMQACLQHAAYRKWDDIGRPLAYYYPTGPAGKVFEQYNSRFHQSRNIGVVGLGTGALVHYARPNEDWTVFELDPVVIKLAQKGTYFRYLQQSRAHHLKMIVGDARIRMAEIPDHHFDLLVLDAFSSDAIPTHLITQEAFALYLQKLRPGGVILLHISNLHFDLAPVVARIAQAQTPPLAMRLNDDLVVSDTAQKEGKFPSRWVILARSEQDFGWLATPMSGFTQYRSRSGKLWTDDRVDLWSAIKLNQDE
- the egtD gene encoding L-histidine N(alpha)-methyltransferase, which produces MMNATKSRPVDMVRTGEQNEFLHDVLHGLSCKPKRLPCKYFYDLRGSQLFDRICLLEEYYVTRTEVEIMNQSIQQIATALGEHVLLLEFGSGSSTKTLQLLQHCQQLAGYVPVDISAEHLQNTARQLQEQFPKLVIKPLAADFTQPLVIPKVSDPSQRKVVYFPGSTIGNFTPAKATALLRQIALEVDAGGGLLIGIDLVKDTNVLEAAYNDSQGITAAFNLNLLRRINRELHGTFRVDLFQHRAHFDTSHNRIEMHLISKVPQVVSVANNPFQFAAQETICTEYSHKYVLTDFLQMAAGAGFAYDQHWTDPQSYFAIIHLVAK